A region of the Silene latifolia isolate original U9 population chromosome 9, ASM4854445v1, whole genome shotgun sequence genome:
tgtccCAAGGATCAATATCACAAAAGCACGAAGACATAAAAGTCGATAAAGAGAGACTTTGTTGAACTCTTGGATGCACATCTAGAATAGGTAAACATGGCAAAAAGTGACGAACAAAAATGTCATCTGGAATAATGCCAACATTACCTTCAAAATAGCAGCAGAGAAGAGAGCGGGGTGAGAATTGATAGCTGCACCCACGAGGAGAGACCCTGCACTGTATCCAATGGCAGCTAGCCTATCCTTTTGAGCATAACCCTTGATAACTAAGTACTTGGCGCATGAAATATAATCAGACACAGAATTCATCTTATTGGCTCCGCTTCCTTGCTGATGCCATGAGGGATCACTACCACCTCCCCCTCTGCTCATCAGAAACATACAGATTTCAGTTTAGCTTTTACTTGATATAACCTAAAAAAGAAGCTGCATTATCGAAATACATCAGCAAGGAGAAAGAAGAGAGTTTGGTCTCCCCTCACTCTTTTTGCGATTTTCTAGGTAAGTACCCATTTTTCTATTTTACAATGTAGCCTCCGTTTTAGAAATCTATCTAATTTACCTCTAAACTCAACCGACTGTACCTAAATATAACCTACGTACTCTAATCTGTCTCTTTTAACAACAGTTAGGCACTGCCAAACGATTATCCAGCTTTTTGTTACCTAGTCAGGAGTTTAATCAGCTGATAGTTACAAAAATCAGTAACCAAAGGACTAACCTCACATCTGCAAAAGCCAATACCCATCCACGTTCAAGTAAGCTGAGGCGATCTGGACACCAACATTTCTCCAGAACTTCTCCGTAAGCCCCATAGGCTTCCAGAAGGCCAGGAGACTGTCCCTTAGGCTCTTTATCTTTGGAGTATACTATAGTTAAAGGAATCATTGTACCATCACGAGAAACGACCTTATGTATTTCACACGCATAGCTAGAAGAAAAATCTTTCCAACTCTGCAGTCCTTCAAAACATTGATCTTGTCTACACttgtcatttttaattttcaGAAGTTTACTATTGATCCCATGATCTGAGGTATCAGTATCCGCGTTTCTGGTAGCATGCAACACCTCTTCTTGGTGTATGACGGAAAATGTCCTTTTAGACATGTTGTACTCGACTACTAAATCAGGCATCTGTAATAAGCCAATGCAGATATCCATTATGAAAACTAATTCTTACCCAAGGCAGATAAGCATGAAGCTAATTAAGCTATCTAAACTCCGGGAAGCTTGATGTCTTTATTAGTTTATTAGCAagttatatatataaaatgaatttttactAGCACATAGCATAATGCGCCTCCTTGATATTGTAGctatgattacaagtgaagacaTGAATTTACAACTTCAACTAGATCAGTTAATGAATACATAAATTTTACAGCATTGAGCATGAAGTCATCCGTCCACTTTATATTTGAAGTGACAACATGTTGATGCAAATTTATTTCTAATATCCCTTTGAAAAGTTGTTTTCGCAATAAAGTATATGCTCCTTTAGAAACAATTTCAATACGGAGTAAAAATCAGTGGCATCCTGTTAAAACTTTTATCGAGATTTTGAAACTAATCTTTTTGACACCGCCACTAAAATCAAAATTAATGTAGCGCCATTAATGAACAGGACAGCGAAACTTCATGAATGGGAAAAATCGGAGGCCATACCACTGGAGAGGAAAGCACTGCACGGTATGACGATGTCAAGTAATCGTGGTTTGATCCTGGAGCAGTTCTGCATACATCAGAGGGAACAGGGAAAATCCATGGGTTTAGATGATTGATCTCCATGACATTCTGTAAATGGAGTATCAGCTTGAAAACGTTTCACAATACATCAAAGGAAAGAACCGAAAATTTTAAACTTGTCCATGGGCACAGAGAGCCAGAGACATAAATTTATGATCACGCATGAATTACGACAAGCTCCTttcataccaaaaaaaaaaaaacgataacTAATATGTGGACTATCCAAAAGTGATAATTGGGTGTAGACATAGATACCATCGCAGGAAGTAGGATTTGTGTGACTCTAGAACGTCAaatcattaaaaaaaatgaacaaTATATTCATGTACAAGAACAAACAAAACTATTCCTCAGTGTATCAGGTATGATAACATTGGCATTTGGGAAAGGTCAACTGAAGCTGAAGATAATACAGATATGGTGAAAACAGACTCATGCGTTGTGGGAAAACAGAATGAACAAAATTGATAATAATGTTTCTTCAAGAAGCTACCTTGCAATTGGCATCAATAGGAAGATTGATTGAACATGTCACAGAAGAACCCTCCTTATCAAGAACGAGGACGAGGTGTTTATCGAACATGTCCATATCCTGCAAGTTGGTGCCTTCACTAGGAAGTATGATATTCTGGCCACAGATAAAATAAATTAGCataattagtttttttttaaaaataaataaataaataagaataTAGATGTAGTAGTACAAACAATCAGTCCGAGAAGATCCAAATTAGACAATCACAAAAAGGTCTCATTCCGAATATGGGTATTTGGGATTTCAAACATAAGTACATAACCTAGGTCTCATATAAGTAAACCTTCAAAATCTAGCACTCACTTGATGAGGTAATGATCTGAAAGTCTAAGTCATCTAACACTTGTAATCATAACACTTGTAATCTTTCTCGAGTGAGTAGCATAGGTGGCCATGTCTCCTAAATTTGTGGTCTTTGCAGTATAGTTTTATGATCTCTTTTATTTTAACCCTTTGTACGCTTATCCTTGTAAAACCCAAAATAATTTTAGAACTACGTAGTTGTTGAAGCTTATTTATTATTACATGTCATAGCAGTTTATGCAATATAATATCCATTTCCTTAATGAGTCATTTCATTTGCAGGTTCTATATCATAGGTATCTAAGATACCAAATATAAAACCCATCTATCCATCACATAAGCGGAAAAATGCAGTTAGTCGGAGGTTAACTTGAAACACTtggataaaaaaaaataataaaaaaaaaacctgcCAATTTGTAGAATTTACATCTTCAACTCTGCAAATACCCAAGTAAAAGTCTTCACGTCGTAGCATTCCAACTTTGGTTGAAGCATTATTAGTAAGAACATAGAAAAATCCTTGACGGTGTTCCAGGAAAAACTGCACACCATCGATTCGCTTGTGCACTCGTCTGAGACTGTTAAGTGGACTGATAGCATCTAATACAAAGACCTGTGAAGAATTGAAAACGAAATGAACTTTAATTAAGGCTCACAGCATACTAGTACCTCAAATATATGATCAACAAACATCAACTTTGACCATTAATTTTATTGTAGTACAAGTGAAGACACGATGTAAAAGTTCTCATGTTCAAAACAACAACTATCATGTTATCATTATACAAATTTGTAACTGCGGTATACTCTGAAAATTAACAGTCAAAGTCGATGTTGATTGACCGTCAAAGTCAAATAGAAATGATATAAATGTGATTGTTTCAACCTCTGATGAAGTCCTTGAATTAGAGTTGATGGTAATAAACTTGCCATCCTTGGTAGAAGTGATGTCCACACAAAACCTAGAATCGTCTTCTGTAAATATTACTGTATCAACATCTGATCCCACATTTTTACAATGTACCCTGGCCATACATGAGGACATCAAACATCCCACTTATAACAAAAAACACCAACAAGAAGAATGGCTAGATAAAGTTACCTGTATGGCCTCTGATTATCATCACAAACCGTGTAGAAAATAACAGAACTATCTTGAGACCATGCCAAACTGACAACTGAATCAGCTTTGATGTCTGAGAGAACATGACCATCCCTGAGGTCCTTGATCTGAAGGAAGAAGCGCTCAGAACCGTTTATATCAAGTGTATATGCCAGGAAGTTGTGGTCAGGTGAGATTCGACATGTACCCACATGAACATAACCTAAAATATGAATGGAATCAACACAATGGATAAAAGGTATAAAAACCATGACAAAGGGGTTGCTTGGATATAATAGTAAGTGGGAAGGGGAGGGGAAGAGATGGAGGGGGACATAAACGGAAGGAGGAATGAAACTCATACTTCGGGACTGGCAAAATGAATATCTAGAAAAGTAAGCTCTGCTACCCAGTTAGTAAACCTTCAGTTTCTAAAAATACGGGGTACGAATCTAAATACTTGTCATTCCAGCTTTTGTGACCCTACGAGTCTACGACTGTGGAAAACAACAAGCTCAATAATACAGCTTGACTAGTTTAATACTTTAACACTGGCGGTACAACATGTGGATCAACGGGTAATTCTTCAATGTTTACATCATTTCGAACTCCTTCCTTCAGTAAATTAGTTCAGAAGGGGAACTTTGGTTCATAACCAATTAGCCAACAAAAGGTATCTCTTGCCTGAAATCAAAGGTAAAAAGATTACCATATTTCTCCGCGATCTCATTCCAGTCTAGCAACATTTCCTCCTTCCTGAAAGCTTTTTTGATGAGAGAAAACAAACTTCCTAATCCTGGAGATCCTTCAGTCGCCAATCTTCTACAAAGAACAGGGTACTCTTTTCCTTCTGGGATGTACTGATAGTAAAGCCTATGACAAACGTTAACAAGTCATTATGTAATGTGAAGACTACTTTTCTGTTTAAAAAACAGTGTCTGCAAATATGTAATGTCGTAGGCAGATAGAACATAGGAGAACAGATCTTGAGATGCATGCTAAGCTGTCCATTTTTAACATCAGTAATTCAAACAACCTGGATAGTAAGACCTGGATAGTAAGACCTTATGGTTTCTTTTCCAGTGAAATCGGAGATGACAAGTGTTAATCCTGGTTTCGGCTATGAACCATTTCTATCATCTCATCCTCATACCATAAGATAAgtccatatcaaaatataatttgTAATCACGTCATAACGCAAAGACAAGATAGTTCTCATGAATACTACTTTGCCGTTACAAAAAACAATTTGCAGCAAGCATGAACTGCTGTAGGCTGATAGGACAGACGTTCATCCTGGTTTCGGTTGTAGGCCACTAGAATACAACCTCTCTGTCGAAGAGAAGCGACAGACTTACGAACAATGTCCCATCTTTAAGCGGAAGCATATTCATAGGCAGTTGGCTAAATTTAACAAGATGGATGCCTAAGGTGCATTCTAAACAGTTCAATAACCGAGATCAGTTGCAGCAAACCGAGAATAGGCTACATTTCTATCATCTCATTCTCATACCATAAGACGAGTCCATTTCAGAAGACCATGGAATTCAGATATAAGGCTCTCACCTAAATTGAGCTATATAAAACCAAAACCCTAACTAAACACAATCATCCCATTAACACAAAAACACCATTAATCAAAAGGCCAACAAAAACACAATCATCACATTTCATAACAAAAGCACAACAGAACATGAAATCGAAACCGAAACGGTACAGAAGAATTAAGCTCACCAAGGTCCCCAACGTTCAGGAGGAGTCTGAATCTTAGAAGGAAGACGAGAAGCCATCTCAAAGAACAAGTCTTTCTGCAAATTTACAGTGTCAGCCATGAAAGCATCAGCATAAGAATTCTCAAGCTGAAGATATGAACTAAAATCTGGGTCATTAATGTTGGACATCCAATGATATGGATCATCCCAAACACACCCATGAACATTGAGCTTGAAAGGAAGCTTCTTTGGGATTGGTGGGTTTATTGAAGGAATTGAAAAGATTGGACATTTATGGGAAGAAATTGTAGAAAATGTTAGAGAAATTGTACCAAgaaatttggggatttttgtGGGTTTGATTGATTTTGAGAGAAGGTTGAATATGATGGACATTTGATGATTTTGGGTACAAATCTTTGAAATTTGATTTCCCTAATTTTGATTTTGATGGGTTTGCACTGCAGCTACTGATTGTGGAACAATGGTGGGGTTTCATTTGTTGACCCAAAACTCAAAGGCCATACAGTCCTTAAActtattttatcttttttttttttgttatttaatgtGAATACTACTGTACAATTTATTGGGTGcttctcaaaaatcaaaatactacAATCAACATTTTAACTACAATTACAACCAACAATTACACTAGAGttgatcaaatggcccaagcccattgACCCTACCCGGCCCGGttttttgaagggcttgggcctttagtttggcccaaaaaagcccatgtgccggcctaaaaaggcccaaaatattttgggcccGGGTGGGCCAAATGTTAAGCCCAAATTTTGTCCCGACCCagcccatatttattaataatgaatATTTTTTCTAATAAAACATATTAAAGTAGCGTTAAAGTTTTACCCAACTCTTTACAAACTCaaatatatttttttagatttataaaacaaagtatacataacataaatcatatctaagaatgcatgattaagcattctaaagtgacgatttttgtcattattttattttagataGCAATTCATATGCATTTTATACACAatgtatgttttaaaagttgtaactgaaggtattacgctaattatttcctagggtaaatcgtaaattttagggcctgaaaaagcccatttaggcccaaaagcccgcATTAGCCCATAAGGGTCGGGTTTGGGCTTGCTAAATAAGCCCATGCACCTGGCCCGGCCGAGCCCGGCCCACACAAATGGACCGTTTTTGTTAGTAAGGCCCGGTCCAAGCCCGCattggcccggcccatgatcacctctaaaTTACACCcatccccttatactaaaagaactAGTGTTCAAGCCCGAGCGTTGCCTGGGTTCTAAAAAAATGTGCATTTTCTTGACCATTCAATTTGTATTCatgtacattattattattattattattattattattattattattattattattattattattattattattattattattattattattattatcatcatcatcacaaaCTTTTATAAATCAagcaaaagtttacaagaaatcaGTGCGCAGTCGAAATACAATATGGGCCCCCACTCCCTTGGtgataacaaagctaagtctagtaaataTGTAAGCGGCCGCGCGAGCCCCTGCATCCTGAGAAacagagaatttctggatccgcttgagcaaagcTACATCTGTATCCAGCTCTCCcagcgaagagaaagagaagggtagGAAACTATAACCAGCCGTCATGCACAAATCCTGGTACTTGGCATACTTttgctgagcagcatcagcaacaacccgacCCGGCACAAAATCGGACAACCCAGTCTGAGACAAGGGGAAGACCCCGTCAGATCGACatacacatcacgccccctgtcccaggAATAAAGAAGCAGATCCGCCGGACGAAGGGAGCTACCATGCATGTCCATctaccaaaccgatatcaacctccctaCCAGCGGAGATCCCCGACCTGTAGCAGATGTCCAATAAGGTGTCGcgaacgaggttatgccgatgtttaacaccCAGAGTACAAGTACAGGACACAGCATGATCACCATAGATATCCCCGTAAAAAACCCGAGAACAAGCAGGACAGGGCCGAGACATCGAGAACAACGGGACACCCAGGCGATAGTTAAGCACACTACGATAGGTCctcccattattattattattattattattagtattattattattattattattattattattattattattattattattattattattattatttagtattTATTATTTTGCCGTTTTTTAAATTAATTTCTGAATAGTTCGATTAtgttaatactccgtatttttggGTTAGGTACTAGATCGAGTATTAGGGTGCACTCGAGCGAGTTGAGATTTTGACCTTGTTCTGTTTTttggttactcgaccgagtaatgtgtgtacttggccgagtagtggccactcggtcgagtgggtagGTGTTATTTGGCCGAGTGGTCTGATTATATTCCTCGGTTCATTTATTCATGTTTAGAAAGGGGGGTTTATTATATAAGTGCGTTAATGAGTTTCTTAAACAATTTAAACACTAAACACATTTCTAAACTTCTCCCAATCACATTTTTACTCCTTTAATCTTTTCTACTCCTTTAATCATCCTTCTGAGAGATTCATGGCGATTGTCGGATTAGGGCTTCAACATTCATCTTCATTTACATTCCTTTGCGTAAGTTTTAAATCTAAGATGTTTAATCAGTTTTCTTTTGAGACTAACCTTAGATCTTGAGGTTTCGGAGAAATTGTTATGATACGGGTATTGAATATAGACGATCTCATGCATGCTGGAGAATTGCtattttgattgcttgtgtgtggtTGGATTGAGTAAAGGCGGGATTTCCCTAATTAGTATGGTTGTATGATCAATTATGAGACGGATTCATATTGTGTTTATGTGGTTATGTGATTATCGATATTGTGATAATTGTTGTGGTTGGTTGCGAATCCTTGCGATTACCACTGCGGTGTTGGGAAGTTGCGAGTGTGATCGTGAAGCCATATGGGGAGATGGCTTCACCCTTTGGTATCGCCTCTTGTtactcccgtcacaaggggatgtacacattaataaTCTgagttcgctcgttgcgatgagcggggcttttgATGTTCATTGTTGCGGTCTGAcagtgggttacctgttgcgatgggaacAAGGCTACTAGTTGCGATGAGAGTCAATGGTATCCGCGTTGCGATTCGGACACAGGTTACTATGGAGTTTGGGTGATGATGGATCGATTGGAGATGTTTGTGTGATTCATTATGTGAAATTCTATCTCTGTTCTTGTGATTATTTGTATAACTGTTACTGACCTTGATTATGTTTTCAAAACAGTGCTGAACCATTTGATATTTCCGCAAATGGGGAGCAGTGAGTTCTAGTAGGTGTTGATATGCATAGCTTGTGTGCGGGATGGCTGGGCACCGGTCGAGAGTATCACATAATAGTAGCTTCCCCTCATCTTAAATGACATTTGTTTTACATTTCAGTATTTTGTATCTGGATTGGTTGTAACCGTATTGCCTTTTCTTTCTGATAAGAAATTTTTAAATGTTTCTTTATGGTTCATTTGGTATGTACTATCTCGGGCAATCGAGATGATAACTCCCTTATTTGCTATGGAaagtcttgctagaggctccttggTAAATTGGGAGTGTTACAATGTAAGCATcagctttattttttttttctaataaatTTGTTTTCATGTGTAATTTATTTCTATTAAGTTTGCCATATAAGTTTGATATTAAAATTGACGTATTTAGTAGTGTACATATTGGACAtatttgacaaaaataagagaCAACTCCTTAATCGTgacaaattttattttattataggtTTAATGTATATGACAAAAATTGTATAACTAAATGATAGTTATTAGTTAGTATAATTACATTGATTATTTAAGTTAATGTAATTAATTTTGTACTATAATTAGAGTGAGCAAACATTAAAACATCTAATTAAATTGTTGAATGATACTGGGACCTTCAATTTAGGAAAAACAAAAAGTCTTTTGAATTGTTGACTTTCAACCATAAAGCGACACCTTAGTTGTTACTTTAATAAAGAGGATAATCTAGCAAATGCAATTCATTAAGTAAGATTTAACATTCAAGTTCAACATTTAACAAGTCGGGCTATCACATTGAAATTAACAATTTTGAATAGACTAAGTTACATAAATCAATTTTTATGAAGAAAGAAACTAAATTTACTTATAGGCAACAATAAACCCATTTTGTTCGGAAACATTGAAATGTACTCCCCTTATTGTTGTAGTCCCACTGGCAAGAGCCAATGTAGCTTCCCATTGTGTTTTTTGCGTGTATGAGGGCATGTATTACTCGGATCTTTGCATTAATCGATGTCAAAAACATGGAAAAAGACGTCATCAGATTTTAGTAGGATAAAAAAAATGTTTTGGTCTTCCAACAGATTCTgaataaacataaataaaacaTGGACTATATGCATATGTAATGTCGATTAGTGTATTATAATGTCACTTGCCGAGTCGAGTTATTGAATCGGATAATTCTTACCACAATGAGTACCATATGTGGATATGTATACACATCAACCATAATTAGTAAGAATTCCGATCCGAACATCATATACTCGGTTTAAACCACCCAATTTAAAACAACAACCTTAACCTAGCTCTTACAATCGTTCTTTACATTTGCCTTTAAATAAACCAACACGTTTCTTACAACAAAGTATTTGTGACCCTAAATTGAAACACTATCAATTCAATTTGCAGTAGTCTCGTACAATAATAAACATGTGCATGCATATAAATGAATAATATCATAGCTCAATAATACTCGTTTCTTTCtaggaaaaacaataaaattacTACTACACATGATTTATATTGACCGTGAAATTTTGTTCGTCGCACAAAATTTACCATGAAATGCACCATTTTTCATAATATTCTTGTATAGCTCATTAACTCCAGCATAAAGAAAGACAagtttttaaaatttcttataataaaaatttcaaaattttgtgAATGTAGAGCAAAGCCATAAATTACCTAAAATTCCCTTTTATCTTACCCTTGGACTTGTATATAAATTtctaatcaactcttaatttattCTAATGATACACTTTGATAATTTTAAATCATAGAGTTTTCGTAATAGTTTCATATTTGAATATATGTAAACATGACACAAATACCTCTTCCTCTTTATAAATAAATATGTACttataaaataaccaaaaaaattTAAGGCTAAGATGGTTAAATCTTCATAGTCAGAGTTTAGAGGTCGAGGGTTCGAGATAGTCTCACACATTACGGtgtgtattattttcattttaaattaaaaaaatacgTCAAAAGTTAGAATGCGCATACACAGTCACACAGGATGGAACCGACAACCTTTCAACTAGATTGAAACTAATTTTATACCCGTGCACAAAAATGCACGGGTTACTTTTAGAATTTTAATTTTCAAAATGAGTTTAATTAATGTGAATATAATTAGACGTAATATTCGCaagtaataatgaataatatgatGTATAATTAGGtataatataataatttaaaataataatataataatttaaaataataataataataataacaataataataacaacaacaacaacaacaacaacaacaacaacaacaacaacaacaacaacaacaacaacaacaacaacaacaatataagtaactagattttgtgcccgtgtgTTGCACGAGTTTTAAATTTGTCCTTCCTCTAATTGTTTAGACCTTTTAATATCATTTTGAATTATACGTAAAAGTTGTATCTTTTTAATTTGAACACCTTTCAATAAAGtttctttcttttcaaaaaaTTATCTTATTAATTTTATATAAGATTAAGAAGTACGTTTACGTAAGGATTCTAGGAATAGGAATTACAATTTGTTAGAATAAGAggataattacaaattattttaaagttttatcctttaagttttcaattttcaaatttataGATAAATTTTTTAATGGAATATAATTTAGTAATTTGTAAATTAAGTTAGTTATCCATACGCAAAACACCATATAGTTATAGTAAATGAAACTTTCATTGTTTACCAATTTCTTTGGACTTTTTGGTTAATTAAGGAGCATTAGAACGGTAGAACCGTAGAAATGTCAAATTAACGGGAAGAGCTTCATCTAATAATGTAGTTCTATTTTTTAGATAAatggaaaaatacaataaaatattacactATTTGTGTTCAAGGAAAATTGTAGGTTGAAGGCCAATCGATCACTATGCTCGTCTCTTAATTTACTACCATATTAATATCTTAGTAGCGTCCTATTTTCGAGGGCACTAAGAGTATccgtattaaaaaaaaataattaacttTTGATTATTCAATATTCATTTTGAAACCTATTAGTAGGTATCTGAAAATAATGGTGGACTATCCAATATCCATCCTATAACATAACTACACCGTATATATTTTCAAGCATTGATACGTCAGCTATTTTTCTTAAGTCGGAGTTATTCGTCTTAATATTAAAACGGTTAAATACTATCTCACATGGGCATGTAGGAAAAAACTGACATGTCTATATCCATTCTGGTTTTATCTTATACATATAATATATACTTATTTgacccatctcaagcttaagacggatatccTCGTCTTAAATAAGAAATTTCCTTGATACGCGTGCTAATTGTGTGGTATAAGCAACTAATACCGAAAGATCGTTAAAACTCTATGATCTCCCAATATTGGATAAGTTTGAAGCTAATCCCAATACAAAACAAACTACTCCGTATAATTTTAACAGGTTGATCGATAATAACTTACTATGAATAGTTCATCGATCTCATAATTAGATAGTCCATTCACCtgtattaaaaaaaaatactatGAATAGTTCATCGATCTCATAATTAAATAGTCCATTCTcctgtattaaaaaaaaaaaaatattacggcATACAAGAAACAATCTAAATTAAAGTAGTTGGACAAAATGGATCCCACACTACAACCCCAAGTTCTCGCAATTTCATCCCTTTTTTCTTTTATCCTCAATTTTCGGAATTTTCAATAatttctccaaaaccctaatttttccctACCCATTGATTAATTTGATTCCTTTGTTTGCTTTTATTGAGGAATTATTGTTGTTTCATCTTCAATTTAAGGATGTTGATGGTGTTGAGATACTTGGTTTGTGCAAATTGCAAATATGAATTCCATCTTTTGATGGTATATATAGCCATATAAGCTTACGATTTTCCACTGTTATACAAAATAAAATTTTAACACCCATTAAAATTAGAAAAATGAGATAGCGCCACCCGGTGGCGCCGTATCGCCATCCTTAACAATATAAGTTTAATGAAAATTGATAGATCTGTATTAACAACGATACGCAATTTGTAATGAAATTAACAATGAAACCATTGAATTAACATAAACAAATACAAAAGCATCAGAAAACCCTAAATTTGAAACAAAGCTTGAGAACATCTGCAACTGGACTGAGAGGTGTAATCATCGTGAATTTCGGGCGAATAAGTTGGCGAAGACGGCGTGTATTCAGGAGACCTCGGTGTATAATAAGGAGAGTATGACTCGTAAGTAGAATAGTTGATGTAACTCGAAGTTGACGGTGGGTACGTAGGAGACGAGGGCGTGTAGGTCGGAGACGACGGTGTGTAAATTGGGGACAAAGGCGTGTACGTCGGCGATGATGGTGTGTAAATTGGGGACGAGGGTGTGTAGATCGGAGACGAGGGTGTGTAAGTTGGGGACAAGGGGGTGTATGTAGGAGATAAGGGTGTGTAGGTAGGTGATGATGACGGGTAAGATGGAGAATCCGGGGAGTAATCAGACGGATACGGGGTGTAAGGAGGAGTTTGCGGGGAGTATCCGTATTTGGGAGAATCCGGCCAGTTGAGAATAACCAGAACCAGGAGAAGAGGGGGTGTAGGTAGGAGACTCCGGCGTGTATTTGGGAGAATCCGGCCAGTTGAGAATAAATGACAGAGAACGCGGGAAGTAGAAAGACGAAGCAGCTGAAGTAGACATGATGAATTGAATTATGTGAGATTTTAATTTGTGAGTAATGCGAATAGTAAGGAATGGGAGAAAGAAGGTCTGTATATATAGGCGTCGGCGATGCTTCTTTATCTACCTCAGATTGGGGCCCACGTTATTATACTGATTTTGTTCCGGAAATATAAGACGTGATAGATTTTGG
Encoded here:
- the LOC141598862 gene encoding uncharacterized protein LOC141598862, which translates into the protein MSIIFNLLSKSIKPTKIPKFLGTISLTFSTISSHKCPIFSIPSINPPIPKKLPFKLNVHGCVWDDPYHWMSNINDPDFSSYLQLENSYADAFMADTVNLQKDLFFEMASRLPSKIQTPPERWGPWLYYQYIPEGKEYPVLCRRLATEGSPGLGSLFSLIKKAFRKEEMLLDWNEIAEKYGYVHVGTCRISPDHNFLAYTLDINGSERFFLQIKDLRDGHVLSDIKADSVVSLAWSQDSSVIFYTVCDDNQRPYRVHCKNVGSDVDTVIFTEDDSRFCVDITSTKDGKFITINSNSRTSSEVFVLDAISPLNSLRRVHKRIDGVQFFLEHRQGFFYVLTNNASTKVGMLRREDFYLGICRVEDVNSTNWQNIILPSEGTNLQDMDMFDKHLVLVLDKEGSSVTCSINLPIDANCKNVMEINHLNPWIFPVPSDVCRTAPGSNHDYLTSSYRAVLSSPVMPDLVVEYNMSKRTFSVIHQEEVLHATRNADTDTSDHGINSKLLKIKNDKCRQDQCFEGLQSWKDFSSSYACEIHKVVSRDGTMIPLTIVYSKDKEPKGQSPGLLEAYGAYGEVLEKCWCPDRLSLLERGWVLAFADVRGGGGSDPSWHQQGSGANKMNSVSDYISCAKYLVIKGYAQKDRLAAIGYSAGSLLVGAAINSHPALFSAAILKVPFLDICNTLMDESLPLTILDHEEFGNPKIKAEFESLMKYSPYDNINQGSCYPAMLVTAAFNDTRVGVWEAAKWVAKVRETTCTTCSRSVILKTEMKGGHFGEGGRSGHSKEKAYEYAFLLKVMGDWPA